The nucleotide sequence GGCGGCGCTGAAAGCGGCCATCGCCAAGAAATTGAGCGGGACCAGCAGGCCGCCGATGATGAACAACCCGCGGCTCGTGTTCGGCAGCTTCCAACGTCGCTCCGTGTAGGCGGCCGCGCCGAAGATCGCGGCGTTCACGCCGTTGAAGACGATGAACTTCAACACCGGGCGCTCGGCGATCGCGCTCCAGAAGCTGATCACGAGCGCGATCGAACAACAGACGATCAACAGTCCGCCGATCAATTCGCCCCAGCGAATGTTCCGCTCTTCCATGAACGACAGGAACAATTCGGAGAACGACCGTCGCGGCGGCGCTGGCGGCGCCGGCGCGGCGATCGGTTCCACGCGAACCCGCGCGGCCTGCTTCACCGGCGCAGGCGGCACTGCCGGCGTATAGAAACTGTCTCCGGACTCGACCATCTCGGCGACCACGGCGACTTCCACTTCCGGTTCGCGCCGCCGTTCCTCGATGCGACGCAAACGTTCCTGAATCGTCTCCTCGGGCGCGAGCGGCGACACCACAGGCGCCGGCGCTGGCGTTGGACCGGGCGCAAGCGGGATCGGCGGAAGCTCAGCACGCGCTGCTCGGACAATCGGTTCGAGCACGACCGGCGCCGGCGTGAGCCTCGCTACTTCGACGTTGATGGCGTCGACGAGCTGCCGGTGCGCCTGCGAATCGAGGACACCGACTCGCGACCAATGATTGAGTTTTTCACGGAGCGATCGGAGCGCGCTCAGCGACGCTCGTTGCTGCTCCAACGGCTGCGGCCAGTCGCAGATCAGGCATTGCGCGCGTCCGGGCTCCAGCGGGGACTCGCAGCGCTGGCAGCGCGAGATGGTCGGCGTCGGCAAAGGAACGGGCTTTTCCATTCCTAAGAGCGCGCGCAGGATCGTCCGACCACCGACCCAGATGGCATGGCCGATCGCCGTGAATACAAACAGGCCGACGGCCAGCGCGCATAATACAAACAGTTCTTCCGACATTTCCGTCACCCTCGCCACAATCCGCGCGGGTGCGTCGCCGGGGGACCGTGGGCAGCCCGCCGACACGCTACGCCGCTTGAAGAGCCTACGCCCCGTTAGGCGTAAGCGCGAACGCGAAATAACGCCGGCAGGGCGAACTCGCCGGGTTATTCGGGCAGATGACGAATATTCTGGACCTCGACCTTCAAGGCCCCCAAGACGTTGATCCAGGCGGAATCGGCCTCGCTGTCGATCGAGAACTGGATGTGCGTCGGATCGATTCGCACTTGTTGCCACATGGGGTCGACGGACACCCAACCGTGGCCGTCGTGAATCTCCGCCCAGGCGTGCCAGGCGAAAAGCGGTTTGGGATCGTCGGTGTAAACCACGCCGCCGATCTGCCGCGCGGGAACTCCGGCCGCCCGGGCGAGCGCGGTAAACAGCAACGCGTACTCCGTGCAATCGCCGGCCTTACGTTCCAGGACTGCCGTGGCGGTCGAGGCGTTCGCCGCGTAAGAGGGCCTTAGATTGCCTCCGATCCATTTCACGATCAATTCCGCGCGCCGAATAGGATCGGTTTCGTCGCCCACAATCGTCGCCGCCAATTCGCGAATGCTCGCCGCGTCGGATTGGATGCTCGGCGTGGCGCGAAGATGCGTCTCCTTGTCCGCGGCGGATAGCTCCGCAACAGGAGTTGGTTCCGGTTCGCGCTCGAGCGTGACCTGGGCCGCGCCTTGGCCCAAAGCCTCAACGTGTTGGCGCGCGGACTGCGGCAGTTCGAAATCGTCGAGCGCCGTGATCTTGAGCGTCAATTGTTCGATCGTTTCGCCATCTCCAAGCGGCTGGTCCACCGGGATCGCCGAGGCGGCCAGCATGTCGACAGGTTCGGCATCGAGTTGTTTGGCCGTGGCTTCTTCTTCGGCGCGGATTTCCAGCAGCAAACCCATCTTGCCGCGCAGAATGCGGCCGTCCGAGTCGATCAGTAACTCGCTCTTGCTGCCGTCAAGGACCGTCTGAACGCGATGCGCCGCGACTGGCACGCCACCCCAAACGATTTGCGTAGTCTCCAGGAATTCGGCCGTGGTCTTCCGGTCGATCGTGTCTTCGCCAAGCGTGACTTCGTAAAACGCGTGTTTGTCGCCGGCCTGAGGCGACTGCTTCAGCCACGCTTCCAAATCGCGCGCGACCACCAGCGTGTCGCGCGGGCTGCCGGCTTGCCGTTCGGTCGTCGCGCCGTTCTCCGTCGTGCTGATCTTGAGTCCTTCCGCATTGCGGACAGCTTTCCGCTGAATGCTGGTCTCATCCTCTTTTTCCAGTTCCTCGGCGTAGACGATCTCTCCGTCCCCTTCCAGCGAATAAACAATGAGATTTTGCAATTCCGATTTCGTTTCCGCACCCAAGAGCCGCATCACGAAGGTCCACTCGCTGGTGACTTCCAGCACCTCGTGGCCATCGCGCGTGGCCAACCGCGTCTCCGTCAGCATGTAGCCGGTTTTTTTACCGGCCAGATAAAGCCCGAACGCTTCGCGCCCAACTTGTGAACGGGCGAATTCGGGAAGCGACCATTCCTCGGCATGCACAGACGCTCCGAATGGAGCGGGCAACAGCAGCGCGCAGCACGCCACGATGGCGGCACGAAAGCTCAATGACGACATAACTCTGCCCGTCCGGATGGCGGCGAAAGTTGTAAGACGACGCTCGGCTTTATCATACCTTCGCGGGCGGCAGGTCGTGAGCAATTCGCAGCGTATGCAGTCCGCCGCCGAGGACCGCGCCGGCAATCGGGGCGACGAGATAGACCCACAGGAATTTCATGCCTGCGCCGGTGGGCCAGGCGATTTCGCCCCAGCCGGCCATGCTGGCAAACAGTCGCGGTCCTAGGTCCCGCGCCGGGTTGAAGCACGATTGTGTCAGCGGGGCGATTACCGAAATCAACACCGTGACCGTGAGACCAATAAATACCGGCGCGAGTCGATCCGGGACGACGGTATTGCGCGGGTCGGTGACGCCGAAGACCACGAGTCCCAGCACCGCCGTGCCGAGCAATTCCACGAAAAACGCGCGCCCGAGCGAGTACTTCGACTGCGCTGCCGCGAAGGCGCTCAAATCCAACGGGCCTTTTTCGGCTGCGAATCCGCCGGGATTCGGAAAGTACTCGCCGTAGCACATGGCCGTGACTTCGCTGCCGGGTTCGCCTCGCTGGACCTGCTTCTCCAATTCCTTGGCGGTGAGAAACGGCTCGAAGAACACGAACAACGCCGCAGCCGCGAGATATGCGCCGGCCATCTGGCCGAAGATATAAGGAAGGACGTCGCGGGGAGAAAATCGGCCCCAGGCGGCCAAGGCCACCGTCACCGCGGGGTTCAGATGCGCACCGCTGATGCCGCCGAACAAATAGCAGGCGATCATCACCGCGATGCCCCACACGATGGCCACTTGCCATAGGCCTTGGTGCGCATCGAGCAGCACCGCCGCATGGACGGCGCCGCAACCGAAGAACACCAGGATGAACGTGCCGAAGACCTCGGCCAAGGAGCGGCGAACGATATTGGGCACAGGAATGCGCTCGCGATGGAATGGGGCATTGTGGGGGGTGCGCGATGGCCCGGATTTTAGGAGCTTTCGGCAAACTCCGCAATCAAAGCCCAGTCCGCTGGGCAATCCCACGGTTTGACGCCGCAATGTGCGATTCAGCGCAATACGGGGCCGATTCGATATGAGAGAGTCGCCGCGCGGCCGACTGCGACATAACTTTACAGGTGGCGCTAGACCGGTATTCTGAATCTAACGGTTAGGCGGACGATAGGCCTTTCCATACCAGCCCGTAGCGCCAGCGAGGAAGTGACGGCGCCGTGTACCGCTTGGGTTAAAGCTCTCAGTTGTTTGGTCACGGGGCAGCCGAGAGTTCCATCTCGATTGGTACGACGCGTCAGTTCTCCCTCGCTGGCGCTTCGGGCTAGTGTGGGCGGAAACCTCTACACGAAAATATGATCATCGCCTTAGGTTGCGATCACGCCGGATTCGCGTTGAAGACGACCGTGGGCGAATGGCTCGCGGCGGCCGGGCATGCGCTGGTGGATTGCGGCGCCATGGACGATGCTCCTTCGGACTATCCTGACTTCGCCCGGGCCGTGGGACTCGCGGTTCTGGAAGGTCGCGCGGAACGCGGCGTGTTGATCTGCGGGAGCGGCGTAGGCGCTTCCGTGGCGGCGAATAAGCTGCCAGGGATTCGCGCGGCGCTGTGTCACGATACGTTCAGCGCCCGGCAGGGAGTTGAGGACGACGATTTGAATGTGATTTGCTGTGGATCGCGGGTGATTGGCCCGGCGCTGGCGATGGAAGTCGTGAATGCGTTTCTGGCGGCCCGTTTTTCGGGACTGGAACGGCACGCGCGGCGGCTGGGGAAGATCGCGCAAATCGAGCGCGACGCACGCGACGGGAAGTTTGATACTTTGAGGCGGGAGACGACATGATTCGCGGCGCTAGTCCGGCCATCGAAGAATTGGCCAGCACGTTAAGCATCGAGTTCGTCGAGGGACTCTACGCAGATTATCTGCGCGATCCTCTGGCGGTGTCCGAGGAATGGCGCGGCTATTTCG is from Planctomycetia bacterium and encodes:
- a CDS encoding transglutaminase-like domain-containing protein, whose amino-acid sequence is MSSLSFRAAIVACCALLLPAPFGASVHAEEWSLPEFARSQVGREAFGLYLAGKKTGYMLTETRLATRDGHEVLEVTSEWTFVMRLLGAETKSELQNLIVYSLEGDGEIVYAEELEKEDETSIQRKAVRNAEGLKISTTENGATTERQAGSPRDTLVVARDLEAWLKQSPQAGDKHAFYEVTLGEDTIDRKTTAEFLETTQIVWGGVPVAAHRVQTVLDGSKSELLIDSDGRILRGKMGLLLEIRAEEEATAKQLDAEPVDMLAASAIPVDQPLGDGETIEQLTLKITALDDFELPQSARQHVEALGQGAAQVTLEREPEPTPVAELSAADKETHLRATPSIQSDAASIRELAATIVGDETDPIRRAELIVKWIGGNLRPSYAANASTATAVLERKAGDCTEYALLFTALARAAGVPARQIGGVVYTDDPKPLFAWHAWAEIHDGHGWVSVDPMWQQVRIDPTHIQFSIDSEADSAWINVLGALKVEVQNIRHLPE
- a CDS encoding MIP/aquaporin family protein gives rise to the protein MPNIVRRSLAEVFGTFILVFFGCGAVHAAVLLDAHQGLWQVAIVWGIAVMIACYLFGGISGAHLNPAVTVALAAWGRFSPRDVLPYIFGQMAGAYLAAAALFVFFEPFLTAKELEKQVQRGEPGSEVTAMCYGEYFPNPGGFAAEKGPLDLSAFAAAQSKYSLGRAFFVELLGTAVLGLVVFGVTDPRNTVVPDRLAPVFIGLTVTVLISVIAPLTQSCFNPARDLGPRLFASMAGWGEIAWPTGAGMKFLWVYLVAPIAGAVLGGGLHTLRIAHDLPPAKV
- the rpiB gene encoding ribose 5-phosphate isomerase B codes for the protein MIIALGCDHAGFALKTTVGEWLAAAGHALVDCGAMDDAPSDYPDFARAVGLAVLEGRAERGVLICGSGVGASVAANKLPGIRAALCHDTFSARQGVEDDDLNVICCGSRVIGPALAMEVVNAFLAARFSGLERHARRLGKIAQIERDARDGKFDTLRRETT